From Pontibacter actiniarum, a single genomic window includes:
- a CDS encoding LysR family transcriptional regulator: MELQQIKYFLALAQELHFWNTAERMFITQSALSRQIKALEEELGVRLFERNKRSVKLTEAGAFLREQWLPLLDEINRVHLQARKIHEGAFGTVRIGYPGSIAYSFMPDLITSISQTLPELKVELVEPTDISFEQLLLNYQMDLAFRRDPAENPALQSTCLYSEPFTLVVPKDHWLNEENFAGLHDLRNEKFILSNLAQNTFYTSSLRQIFDDQGFAPDVRVETDFGAMVLGLVSKGLGVTILPHSYSFSALPNVRFITLPYKVNLYVAWRKNDSSSVLKNILCQVSEAGATYITGSR; this comes from the coding sequence ATGGAGCTACAGCAGATAAAGTACTTCCTGGCACTGGCCCAGGAGCTGCACTTCTGGAACACCGCTGAGCGAATGTTTATTACACAGTCTGCCCTCAGCAGGCAAATCAAGGCGTTAGAGGAAGAGCTCGGGGTTCGGCTTTTTGAGCGGAACAAGCGGAGTGTGAAACTTACCGAGGCCGGCGCGTTTTTACGGGAGCAGTGGCTGCCCCTACTCGATGAGATTAACCGCGTTCACCTACAGGCCCGGAAGATACACGAAGGGGCCTTTGGTACGGTGCGGATCGGTTACCCGGGTTCTATTGCCTACAGCTTTATGCCCGATCTGATCACTAGTATATCCCAGACGCTGCCGGAGCTAAAGGTGGAACTGGTGGAGCCGACAGACATCAGTTTTGAGCAGCTGCTGCTTAACTACCAGATGGACCTGGCCTTCAGGCGCGACCCCGCGGAGAACCCGGCCCTGCAGTCTACCTGCCTGTATTCGGAGCCGTTTACGCTGGTGGTACCCAAAGACCACTGGCTTAACGAGGAGAACTTTGCAGGGCTCCACGACCTGAGGAACGAGAAGTTTATCCTCTCAAACCTGGCGCAGAATACTTTTTATACTTCCAGCCTTCGGCAGATTTTTGATGACCAGGGCTTTGCCCCTGATGTGCGCGTTGAAACGGACTTCGGGGCGATGGTGCTCGGCCTGGTCTCGAAGGGACTTGGCGTCACTATCCTGCCGCATTCTTACTCTTTCAGTGCGTTGCCCAACGTGCGCTTTATCACACTGCCGTATAAGGTGAACCTCTACGTAGCCTGGCGTAAAAACGACAGCAGCTCCGTACTGAAAAACATACTGTGTCAGGTGTCGGAAGCAGGCGCTACGTACATAACAGGCAGCCGCTAA